A single Dreissena polymorpha isolate Duluth1 chromosome 14, UMN_Dpol_1.0, whole genome shotgun sequence DNA region contains:
- the LOC127858754 gene encoding beta-1,3-galactosyl-O-glycosyl-glycoprotein beta-1,6-N-acetylglucosaminyltransferase-like isoform X1 — protein MRYRCSTRKSFLDQILHNRLIINVIWLNNTMHFGLRGRQEHINMLWGDLEMGNLADGTRYVSYTERATKTRKGINTDPRMFKPKIFEEPELRDSSNSRGQHHVKCHQIHNSVWYRRFPWDVIVTDVNCNAIFHGDINEIKRSENITQIRNFLYPQKYSEMTKNCSYFKRLRGYINHHLTEVERDFPIAFSLLIYKDIEQSERLLRAIYRPQNFYCIHVDSKTDQATYDAMSSIARCFDNVFMTSKRFNVQWGTMTVLEPDLLCMGELWKKSSAWKYFINLTGQEFPLRTNYELVRILQAYNGSNDIEGTFKRANRDRWQKAGAPPHNITAFKGSVHVAVNRGFVDFLLHDQRAHDLLNWTRQTQVPDETFFSTLNHNPHLGVPGSYLGVPETDDAIKPFMARFKDWGERECHGKRVRLVCVIGTGDLPDLARSKKLFVNKFHQNFHHYGYDCLEELIANRTRDIYLGDLAFDSRYYGTFGFVKNKI, from the exons ATGAGATACAGATGCTCTACCAGAAAAAGCTTCTTGGATCAG ATTCTGCACAATCGCTTAATTATCAATGTTATTTGGCTCAATAATACCATGCATTTCGGATTGAGGGGACGCCAAGAACATATAAATATGCTGTGGGGTGATTTGGAGATGGGCAACTTGGCAGATGGAACTAGGTACGTGTCCTACACGGAGAGAGCCACAAAGACTAGGAAAGGCATCAACACAGATCCCAGGATGTTCAAACCAAAGATATTTGAAGAACCAG AATTGCGAGATAGCAGCAACAGCAGGGGTCAGCATCATGTCAAATGTCACCAGATACATAACTCTGTTTGGTATCGTCGCTTTCCTTGGGACGT AATAGTTACTGATGTAAACTGCAACGCTATATTCCATGgagatataaatgaaataaaacgtTCAGAGAACATTACACAAATTAGAAACTTCCTGTATCCCCAAAAGTACTCAGAAATGACAAAGAATTGCTCATATTTTAAACGTCTGCGTGGATATATTAATCATCATTTAACAGAAGTTGAACGTGACTTTCCAATAGCGTTCAGTCTTCTAATTTACAAAGACATTGAACAATCGGAGAGACTTTTACGCGCCATTTACAGACCACAGAACTTTTATTGCATACACGTTGACTCCAAAACAGATCAAGCCACATACGATGCTATGTCTTCAATTGCGAGGTGCTTTGATAACGTGTTTATGACATCAAAACGATTTAACGTTCAGTGGGGTACAATGACCGTTCTCGAGCCAGATTTGCTCTGCATGGGAGAGCTTTGGAAAAAAAGTTCAGCGTGGAAATACTTTATTAATCTGACTGGACAAGAGTTTCCACTGAGAACAAATTACGAACTTGTACGCATTTTACAGGCATACAATGGATCAAATGATATTGAGGGAACTTTCAAAAG AGCCAACAGGGATCGATGGCAGAAGGCCGGTGCACCACCACACAACATCACGGCGTTTAAGGGGTCTGTGCATGTTGCGGTCAATAGAGGCTTTGTGGATTTTTTACTGCACGATCAGCGAGCCCATGACCTCTTAAACTGGACGCGACAGACGCAGGTGCCCGATGAAACGTTCTTTTCTACGCTCAATCATAACCCTCATCTTGGTGTACCGGGTTCTTATTTAG GGGTACCCGAGACGGACGATGCAATAAAGCCATTCATGGCGCGATTCAAGGATTGGGGCGAAAGAGAGTGTCATGGCAAACGCGTTCGTCTCGTCTGCGTCATAGGAACAGGAGATCTGCCGGATCTGGCTAGGAGCAAGAAGCTCTTCGTGAACAAATTCCACCAGAACTTCCATCATTATGGTTACGATTGTCTTGAGGAGCTCATCGCAAACCGCACCCGAGATATTTACCTCGGCGATCTCGCGTTTGATTCCAGATATTACGGGACTTTTGGCTTTGTTAAGAACAAAATATAA
- the LOC127858754 gene encoding beta-1,3-galactosyl-O-glycosyl-glycoprotein beta-1,6-N-acetylglucosaminyltransferase-like isoform X2 produces the protein MFHVNGYNITDETLYLFGYMGKNNSTSSVRLSGLSNLLNIIKPYIKQDNTLKHIYLPHKHYFHHSRIVTDVNCNAIFHGDINEIKRSENITQIRNFLYPQKYSEMTKNCSYFKRLRGYINHHLTEVERDFPIAFSLLIYKDIEQSERLLRAIYRPQNFYCIHVDSKTDQATYDAMSSIARCFDNVFMTSKRFNVQWGTMTVLEPDLLCMGELWKKSSAWKYFINLTGQEFPLRTNYELVRILQAYNGSNDIEGTFKRANRDRWQKAGAPPHNITAFKGSVHVAVNRGFVDFLLHDQRAHDLLNWTRQTQVPDETFFSTLNHNPHLGVPGSYLGVPETDDAIKPFMARFKDWGERECHGKRVRLVCVIGTGDLPDLARSKKLFVNKFHQNFHHYGYDCLEELIANRTRDIYLGDLAFDSRYYGTFGFVKNKI, from the exons ATGTTTCATGTTAACGGATATAATATTACAGACGAGACACTATACCTTTTTGGTTACATGGGCAAAAACAATTCCACGAGTTCAGTGAGGTTAAGCGGGCtttcaaatttgttaaatatcattaaaccatatataaaacaagacaatacattaaaacatatatactTACCACACAAACATTATTTTCATCATTCCAGAATAGTTACTGATGTAAACTGCAACGCTATATTCCATGgagatataaatgaaataaaacgtTCAGAGAACATTACACAAATTAGAAACTTCCTGTATCCCCAAAAGTACTCAGAAATGACAAAGAATTGCTCATATTTTAAACGTCTGCGTGGATATATTAATCATCATTTAACAGAAGTTGAACGTGACTTTCCAATAGCGTTCAGTCTTCTAATTTACAAAGACATTGAACAATCGGAGAGACTTTTACGCGCCATTTACAGACCACAGAACTTTTATTGCATACACGTTGACTCCAAAACAGATCAAGCCACATACGATGCTATGTCTTCAATTGCGAGGTGCTTTGATAACGTGTTTATGACATCAAAACGATTTAACGTTCAGTGGGGTACAATGACCGTTCTCGAGCCAGATTTGCTCTGCATGGGAGAGCTTTGGAAAAAAAGTTCAGCGTGGAAATACTTTATTAATCTGACTGGACAAGAGTTTCCACTGAGAACAAATTACGAACTTGTACGCATTTTACAGGCATACAATGGATCAAATGATATTGAGGGAACTTTCAAAAG AGCCAACAGGGATCGATGGCAGAAGGCCGGTGCACCACCACACAACATCACGGCGTTTAAGGGGTCTGTGCATGTTGCGGTCAATAGAGGCTTTGTGGATTTTTTACTGCACGATCAGCGAGCCCATGACCTCTTAAACTGGACGCGACAGACGCAGGTGCCCGATGAAACGTTCTTTTCTACGCTCAATCATAACCCTCATCTTGGTGTACCGGGTTCTTATTTAG GGGTACCCGAGACGGACGATGCAATAAAGCCATTCATGGCGCGATTCAAGGATTGGGGCGAAAGAGAGTGTCATGGCAAACGCGTTCGTCTCGTCTGCGTCATAGGAACAGGAGATCTGCCGGATCTGGCTAGGAGCAAGAAGCTCTTCGTGAACAAATTCCACCAGAACTTCCATCATTATGGTTACGATTGTCTTGAGGAGCTCATCGCAAACCGCACCCGAGATATTTACCTCGGCGATCTCGCGTTTGATTCCAGATATTACGGGACTTTTGGCTTTGTTAAGAACAAAATATAA
- the LOC127858754 gene encoding beta-1,3-galactosyl-O-glycosyl-glycoprotein beta-1,6-N-acetylglucosaminyltransferase-like isoform X3 translates to MRYRCSTRKSFLDQILHNRLIINVIWLNNTMHFGLRGRQEHINMLWGDLEMGNLADGTRYVSYTERATKTRKGINTDPRMFKPKIFEEPELRDSSNSRGQHHVKCHQIHNSVWYRRFPWDVANRDRWQKAGAPPHNITAFKGSVHVAVNRGFVDFLLHDQRAHDLLNWTRQTQVPDETFFSTLNHNPHLGVPGSYLGVPETDDAIKPFMARFKDWGERECHGKRVRLVCVIGTGDLPDLARSKKLFVNKFHQNFHHYGYDCLEELIANRTRDIYLGDLAFDSRYYGTFGFVKNKI, encoded by the exons ATGAGATACAGATGCTCTACCAGAAAAAGCTTCTTGGATCAG ATTCTGCACAATCGCTTAATTATCAATGTTATTTGGCTCAATAATACCATGCATTTCGGATTGAGGGGACGCCAAGAACATATAAATATGCTGTGGGGTGATTTGGAGATGGGCAACTTGGCAGATGGAACTAGGTACGTGTCCTACACGGAGAGAGCCACAAAGACTAGGAAAGGCATCAACACAGATCCCAGGATGTTCAAACCAAAGATATTTGAAGAACCAG AATTGCGAGATAGCAGCAACAGCAGGGGTCAGCATCATGTCAAATGTCACCAGATACATAACTCTGTTTGGTATCGTCGCTTTCCTTGGGACGT AGCCAACAGGGATCGATGGCAGAAGGCCGGTGCACCACCACACAACATCACGGCGTTTAAGGGGTCTGTGCATGTTGCGGTCAATAGAGGCTTTGTGGATTTTTTACTGCACGATCAGCGAGCCCATGACCTCTTAAACTGGACGCGACAGACGCAGGTGCCCGATGAAACGTTCTTTTCTACGCTCAATCATAACCCTCATCTTGGTGTACCGGGTTCTTATTTAG GGGTACCCGAGACGGACGATGCAATAAAGCCATTCATGGCGCGATTCAAGGATTGGGGCGAAAGAGAGTGTCATGGCAAACGCGTTCGTCTCGTCTGCGTCATAGGAACAGGAGATCTGCCGGATCTGGCTAGGAGCAAGAAGCTCTTCGTGAACAAATTCCACCAGAACTTCCATCATTATGGTTACGATTGTCTTGAGGAGCTCATCGCAAACCGCACCCGAGATATTTACCTCGGCGATCTCGCGTTTGATTCCAGATATTACGGGACTTTTGGCTTTGTTAAGAACAAAATATAA